A genomic region of Mesorhizobium sp. NZP2077 contains the following coding sequences:
- a CDS encoding AraC family transcriptional regulator: MLRDLIANGQSMRTISLPRGRQRLHAMPTSTGYEVREDETYDWDGRKRGQTPFTVLQHTISGTGRLRYENRNYRLQENDTLLVLVPHNHRYWLASDERWEYFWISMNGEEALRIHKSILSSSGPVFRLKPATIDHLADCSLRLVKGAASPGAASAIAYEAAMALYDDVFGSHAFAEKQSAMQPVIDHINANLDKPLPVADLVQISGLSRAHFSRCFAESEGLPPAEFVLQQRLQRAAKLLTKADFLPVKEVAILCGFEDANYFSKVFRRLYGTTPSQFRTTGMYANLRTPARRGVRMPDNET; this comes from the coding sequence GTGCTGCGGGATTTGATCGCCAACGGACAGTCGATGCGCACGATCTCGCTGCCGCGCGGGCGCCAGCGCCTGCATGCCATGCCGACAAGCACCGGCTATGAGGTGCGCGAGGACGAGACCTACGACTGGGACGGGCGCAAACGCGGCCAGACGCCGTTCACCGTGCTTCAGCATACGATCAGCGGAACCGGCCGGCTGCGCTACGAGAACCGCAACTACCGCCTGCAAGAGAACGACACGCTGCTAGTGCTGGTGCCGCACAACCACCGCTACTGGCTGGCCAGCGACGAGCGCTGGGAATATTTCTGGATCTCGATGAACGGCGAGGAGGCGCTGCGCATCCACAAGTCGATCCTCAGCAGCTCCGGTCCGGTGTTTCGGCTGAAGCCGGCGACGATCGATCACCTTGCCGATTGCAGCCTGCGTCTCGTCAAGGGGGCGGCGTCGCCGGGGGCGGCGTCCGCGATCGCCTACGAGGCGGCGATGGCGCTCTATGACGATGTTTTCGGCTCGCACGCCTTTGCCGAAAAACAGAGCGCAATGCAGCCGGTCATCGATCACATCAACGCCAATCTCGACAAGCCGCTGCCGGTGGCGGACCTCGTCCAGATCAGCGGGCTCAGCCGCGCCCACTTCTCGCGCTGCTTCGCCGAGAGCGAAGGCCTGCCGCCCGCCGAATTCGTGCTGCAGCAGCGCCTGCAGCGGGCGGCGAAGCTTTTGACCAAGGCGGACTTCCTGCCGGTGAAGGAAGTCGCCATCCTGTGCGGATTCGAGGACGCCAACTATTTTTCGAAGGTGTTCCGCCGCCTCTACGGCACCACGCCCAGCCAATTCCGCACCACCGGCATGTATGCCAATCTGCGGACCCCGGCCAGGCGCGGCGTCAGGATGCCTGATAACGAGACCTGA
- a CDS encoding alpha-glucosidase/alpha-galactosidase yields MSFKIAIIGAGSVGFTKKLFTDILCVPEFRDVEFALTDLSEHNLGMIKAILDRIVEANGLPTKVTATTDRRKAIEGARYVISCVRVGGLEAYADDIRIPLKYGIDQCVGDTICAGGILYGQRNIPVILDFCKDIREVADTGAKFLNYANPMAMNTWAAVEYGKVDTVGLCHGVQHGAEQIAEVLGAKSRHELDYVCSGINHQTWFIDLRLNGRKIGKDELIAAFEAHPVYSQQEKLRIDVLKRFGVYSTESNGHLSEYLPWYRKRPDEITRWIDMSDWIHGETGGYLRYSTETRNWFETEYPQFLEAASKPIDPAKRSNEHASHILEALETNRVYRGHFNVRNDGVITNLPQDAIIESPGFVDRFGINMAAGITLPEACAATCIASINVQRMSVHAAISGDIDLLKLAVLHDPLVGAVSTPEEVWQMVDEMVVAQAAWLPQYAHAVPAAKERLSKSVVKTREWAGAARRNVRSIEELRAEKAALKQTG; encoded by the coding sequence ATGAGTTTCAAAATCGCTATCATCGGTGCGGGCAGCGTCGGATTCACCAAGAAACTGTTCACTGACATCCTGTGTGTGCCCGAATTTAGGGATGTCGAATTCGCGCTGACCGACCTCAGCGAGCATAATCTCGGAATGATCAAGGCGATCCTCGACAGGATCGTCGAGGCCAACGGATTGCCGACAAAAGTGACGGCGACAACCGATCGCCGCAAGGCGATCGAGGGCGCGCGCTATGTCATCAGCTGCGTGCGGGTCGGTGGTCTCGAAGCCTATGCCGACGACATCCGCATTCCGCTGAAATATGGCATCGACCAATGCGTCGGCGATACGATCTGCGCCGGCGGCATCCTCTATGGCCAGCGCAACATCCCGGTGATCCTCGACTTCTGCAAGGATATACGCGAGGTCGCTGACACGGGCGCCAAATTCCTCAACTATGCCAACCCGATGGCCATGAACACCTGGGCGGCGGTCGAGTATGGCAAGGTCGACACGGTCGGCCTCTGCCACGGCGTCCAGCATGGCGCCGAGCAGATCGCCGAGGTGCTGGGCGCGAAGTCCAGGCACGAACTCGACTATGTCTGTTCCGGCATCAACCACCAGACCTGGTTCATCGATTTGCGCCTGAACGGCCGCAAGATCGGCAAGGACGAGCTGATTGCCGCCTTCGAGGCGCATCCGGTCTATTCGCAGCAGGAGAAGCTGCGCATCGATGTCTTGAAACGCTTTGGCGTCTATTCGACCGAGAGCAACGGCCATCTCTCCGAATATCTGCCCTGGTACCGCAAGCGGCCCGACGAGATCACGCGCTGGATCGACATGTCGGACTGGATCCATGGTGAGACCGGCGGCTACCTCCGCTACTCCACCGAAACCCGCAACTGGTTCGAGACCGAGTATCCGCAATTTCTCGAAGCGGCGTCGAAGCCGATCGATCCGGCAAAGCGCTCCAACGAACATGCCAGCCACATCCTCGAGGCGCTGGAGACCAACCGCGTCTATCGCGGCCACTTCAACGTCAGGAATGACGGCGTGATCACCAATCTGCCGCAGGACGCCATCATCGAGTCGCCTGGCTTCGTCGACCGTTTCGGCATCAACATGGCCGCCGGCATTACGCTGCCGGAAGCCTGCGCGGCCACCTGCATCGCCTCGATCAACGTTCAGCGCATGTCGGTTCATGCCGCGATATCAGGCGACATCGATCTCTTGAAGCTCGCCGTGCTGCATGACCCGCTGGTCGGCGCGGTGTCGACGCCGGAGGAAGTCTGGCAGATGGTCGACGAAATGGTCGTCGCCCAGGCCGCCTGGCTGCCGCAATACGCGCATGCGGTTCCGGCCGCCAAGGAGCGGCTGTCGAAATCCGTGGTCAAGACCCGCGAATGGGCCGGTGCCGCGCGGCGAAACGTGCGCTCGATCGAGGAATTGCGCGCCGAAAAAGCCGCGCTGAAGCAGACCGGCTGA
- a CDS encoding ABC transporter substrate-binding protein: MRNLRSFGIATGLALSVSVVALNAFASEPTVPPTPATFPAEGKIKYVARDSILEFKALPEYHEPDWVTEKYVKTGKLPPVKDRLPKEPLVFKTANMPDGIGVYGDTLRHVIGGRPEGWNYGAGQTQGWGGIDIGLSECLTRTAPLFQVEAKDTEPLPNLAKSWDWSKDGHKLTMHLVEGAKWSDGVAFNADDVMFYWDDEVVDPNVSPLNGATQETFGVGTTLKKIDDYTVEWTFKDAFPKQYLYAMAYGTFCPGPAHILKPQHPKYSKNTYDQFKNAFPPEYMNMPVMGAWVPVEYRADDIIVMRRNPYYWKVDEKGNQLPYLNELQYKLSTWADRDVQAVAGSADFSNLEQPENFVASLKRAAEANAPARLAFGPRLIGYNLRLNYSANGWGNPDERSQAVRELNRNEDFRKAVTMALDRKALGDSLVKGPFTAIYPGGFSSGTSFYDRKSTVYYPFDLAGAKAELGKAGLKDTDGDGFVNFPAGTAGGKNVEIVMLVNNDYGTDKSLAEGVVAQMEKLGLRVVLNGLNGTQRDASQYSGRFDWLIRRNDQELTSVVQNTEQLAPVGPKTSWNHRAPESGEVDLMPFEKDLVDIVNKFVASEDNDKRASLMKEFQKISTEHVYNVGLTEYPGALIVNKRFSNIPQGTPIFMFNWAEDSIIRERVFVAADKQAKYELFPQELPGKPGDKGPM; this comes from the coding sequence ATGAGGAACCTACGCAGCTTTGGCATTGCCACCGGACTGGCGCTGAGCGTCTCCGTTGTGGCACTCAACGCTTTCGCTTCCGAACCGACGGTGCCGCCGACACCGGCGACATTTCCGGCCGAGGGCAAGATCAAGTACGTGGCGCGCGACTCCATCCTGGAGTTCAAGGCGCTGCCGGAATATCACGAGCCCGACTGGGTCACCGAGAAATACGTCAAGACCGGCAAGCTGCCGCCGGTGAAGGACAGGCTGCCGAAGGAGCCGCTGGTCTTCAAGACCGCCAACATGCCTGACGGCATCGGTGTCTATGGCGATACGTTGCGCCATGTCATCGGCGGGCGGCCGGAAGGCTGGAATTATGGCGCTGGCCAGACTCAAGGCTGGGGCGGCATCGATATCGGCCTCTCCGAGTGCCTGACGCGCACGGCGCCGCTGTTCCAGGTCGAAGCCAAGGACACCGAGCCGCTGCCGAACCTTGCCAAGAGCTGGGACTGGTCGAAGGACGGCCACAAGCTCACCATGCATCTGGTCGAGGGCGCCAAATGGTCCGATGGCGTGGCCTTCAACGCCGACGATGTCATGTTCTACTGGGATGACGAGGTCGTCGATCCGAACGTCTCACCGCTCAACGGCGCCACACAGGAAACCTTCGGCGTCGGCACGACGCTGAAGAAGATCGACGACTACACCGTCGAGTGGACCTTCAAGGACGCCTTCCCGAAACAGTACCTCTACGCCATGGCCTACGGCACCTTCTGCCCCGGCCCCGCGCACATATTGAAGCCGCAGCATCCGAAATATTCGAAGAACACCTACGACCAGTTCAAGAACGCCTTCCCGCCGGAATACATGAACATGCCGGTGATGGGCGCCTGGGTGCCGGTCGAGTATCGCGCGGACGACATCATCGTCATGCGCCGCAACCCCTACTATTGGAAGGTCGACGAGAAGGGCAACCAGCTGCCCTACCTCAACGAGCTGCAGTACAAGCTGTCGACCTGGGCCGACCGCGACGTCCAGGCGGTCGCCGGCTCGGCCGACTTCTCCAACCTCGAGCAGCCGGAAAACTTCGTCGCCTCGCTGAAGCGTGCGGCGGAGGCGAATGCGCCGGCACGGCTCGCCTTCGGCCCGCGCCTTATCGGCTACAATCTGCGCCTGAACTATTCCGCCAATGGTTGGGGCAACCCCGACGAGCGCAGCCAGGCGGTCCGCGAGCTGAACCGCAACGAGGACTTCCGCAAGGCCGTCACCATGGCGCTCGACCGCAAGGCGCTGGGCGACTCCCTGGTCAAGGGGCCGTTCACGGCTATCTATCCCGGCGGCTTCTCCTCGGGCACCAGCTTCTATGACCGCAAGTCGACCGTCTACTACCCCTTCGACCTCGCGGGCGCCAAGGCCGAACTCGGCAAGGCCGGCCTCAAGGATACGGACGGCGATGGTTTCGTGAACTTCCCGGCCGGCACCGCCGGCGGCAAGAACGTCGAGATCGTCATGCTGGTCAACAACGACTACGGCACCGACAAGAGCCTCGCCGAAGGCGTGGTCGCGCAAATGGAAAAGCTCGGGCTTCGGGTCGTGCTCAACGGTCTCAACGGCACCCAGCGCGATGCCTCGCAATATTCCGGCCGTTTCGACTGGCTGATCCGGCGCAACGACCAGGAACTGACCTCGGTCGTGCAGAACACCGAACAGCTCGCGCCCGTCGGCCCGAAGACCAGCTGGAACCACCGCGCGCCGGAAAGCGGCGAGGTCGACCTGATGCCTTTCGAAAAAGACCTCGTCGACATCGTCAACAAGTTCGTCGCGTCGGAGGACAACGACAAGCGCGCCAGCCTGATGAAAGAGTTCCAGAAGATCTCGACGGAACATGTCTACAATGTCGGCCTGACCGAATATCCCGGCGCGCTGATCGTCAACAAGCGCTTCTCGAACATTCCGCAGGGCACGCCGATCTTCATGTTCAACTGGGCCGAGGATTCGATCATCCGTGAACGCGTCTTCGTCGCGGCCGACAAGCAGGCGAAATACGAACTGTTCCCGCAGGAGCTGCCAGGCAAGCCTGGAGACAAGGGTCCGATGTAA